The Chitinophagales bacterium nucleotide sequence CTGGCTTAAGACAGTATGTCTAACCAACCAGGACTGGAACCTGACTAAAGATAATCCGGTCGTAAGGACGCAATGCGGCACCTTTTATGGAGATGGTATCCCCGAAGAGACGATCACTGTCAACGGGATGGCTAACATTACGCCAGCCGCGATTGTGGCCAACAAAGGAGAAGCCAGCGTGAGCAAACTCTATAACTGGGCACAAAACGGAACGCTTCTTTACTTCCGTCGAGCGATTTTCGTTGATCCCACTATTGCTGTCCCAGTTCTGTTTGAACGCCGTACTGGCCGCTGTGTATTGAGCGAGTATTCTGAACAGCTACCGATCGAAGATGCTCTTCCAATGACCTTCGCCACCACTGTGCAAGTTCAGGGTACAACGACTGTAGAAGTCGTATAAAAGTTCTTCTTCATTACATAAACCACTGCCATGAATTTTGAATTATTGCCTCAAGGGGCATTCTCGATACGAAGAAATAGTGGCCAGGTAATAACTGGCCGCTTTTGTATGTGGTCGCTTGATCACTTTTGCCGGACCAAAGGAATAGGCGATAGCATCTATGATCTCCTTTTCTTTATTCAAAAGCCCATTGGTATTTCGGCATTTGCCGATTATATATTCTCAGCCGTTTTATTCACCTACAAAAATGATATATCTCAGTGTCAGGTAACTCGTGATGATATTCTGGAAGTCATGGAAGAGGCCGGGTCAACGAGATATGATATGATGGCAAAAATGCTGAATCATAGCCTGTTTTTGTACGATGGGTTGATTGAAGACACAAAAAAAAAGACGGGGAAGGTGACGGTGCCAGTGAAAAAACCAAGGAGAGCCCGCTGACTTTCTACAAGCTGCAAAGCTTGGTAGTAAATGCAGGGATACCACCGGATCAGTTCTATGGATTTACCCTCAATGAAGTAGTTGAGGTGATTATTGGTTACCAAACCCGGCAAATTGAAACATACCGAAATACAAGAATTCTGGTGGGTACTATGATAGCGATGGTGGGATCGAAGGAAAATATTCTTGATGTGATGCCTCTGCCCGGAGACCCTTCACCAGAGGAACGAATACGGGAGGAAATGAGGCAGAAACAGGCGACGATGGACCAAATGCAAAACATGTACAACCGCGTAAAAGAACTCGGCTTACTCTAATGGATAATGTACTACTTGATATCGTATTTAACCAGGAAGGGGCGCTAAAGAATATTACAGACTTTAGTGAAAAAGCCAGCGGGCAGTTGAATAAGGTGACGGCTGCCGCAGGTGGTATTGGTTCTTCGTTGATGGTTGTGCCAGCTATTTTAGCGGGTCTAACCCTACTGGCCACAACGTTGGCGGATAAGTTCACTAGCTATGAAAAAGCTGTTCAAAAGGCCGGTGAGGCTTCTGCTAAAGAATTTGTGAAAATAAAAGCCCTGGTGGAAATCGCAAGGGATGAGAACCAAGCCAGGGAAACCCGATTAAAGGCAATTCAGAACCTACAGAAAGCATACCCCGAACATTTAAAAAATCTCTCCCTGGAGAAGATAAACTCTGAGGAGACTGCAAAGGCTATTGACAACCTTACAAATTCGATATTCAAAAAGGCCTTGGCAGATGCTTTGTCAAACAAGATAACTGAGCTAACAATACGGGAGCTTGACCTACAGGCAAAAAAGGCGAAACTGGCGGAAAGGGCTTTAAAATCTGTATCAACTATTCGAGGAGCAATCGAGCAACAATTAAGAGGGGGTGGATTAGGAATATTATCATTAGGGGTTGAAGCAACCGAGATTGAAAATGAGCTTAAGCAAATACAAAAAGAGAAGGATCAATTAGGGAAAGAATTTGTAAAAAATATGGCCGATACTCTTGAATTTGTTGTGACAAATAAAGGGAGAACCTCGGCTGCAAATGTTGGAAAGCAATACGCTCTTGATTTTCGTGCGGCTGTGAAACCGCTTCTGGAAGGAGATGTATATGAAATTGCGCTAAGGTTAAGCCCGGAATTTCTCCAACGCGAATTAGAGGAGAGTCGCAAACAGATAAAAGAAGGGCTGGAGGGATACAAAGTAAAAGTTAACCTGGCTCCTATCCCACTTAAACTGGCTCCGCCTCAGGATATTTTATCTCAGGAGCAAATTGATATTGCTAAAGGAATAGCCCGAAGCTTATCGGAACCCTTCGCAGAATTCTTTGATCTGTTTCCAAAAAACGAAAACCGGATCAAGGCCTTTTTCAATTCTCTTATCCAGAGCATAAACGCTGTGATCAGACGGTTAATTGCTGCCGCCGCAGAGGCCGCCATATTCAACCTATTGACAGGTGGAAAAGTGAAGTCCGTAGGCTCGATATTAGGAAGCGCCTTAAAAGGTATTGGTGGAACGCAGAGCGCCGGACCAGGGACCGGGTTTGCAGGTATTTCCGTAAACGTTGCAATAGCCGAACGCAATGGCAGCCTGGTGGCTGCCGTCAATAGCCAGACGGCCAGAAACAGGAGATTAGGATGAGTACACTCACTATATATCGAACCCAGTGGAAGATGAGCCGAACCGATTCTGTGGGAACAGTATCCGGTAAGGACATCACTTTTGATATATACGATAAGGCAGAATATGAGGAGGGGGACCCTTCTCCCATCACAATCATAAAAGAACTGATTGGCGGAGCTGAGGTGGCCACCATTTCCACGGTAGCAGACGCAGACGATTTCGGAAAACAGATTTGGGGTAAACACCTCAAGTTTCGGTTTAAAAGTACTTATGACATCAATGGGGCAACATTCTCTGGTGGAGAGGATGGGCGCTTTTATGGGAAGATGTATTATGATGGCGGGGCTGGAAATGTGAATATCCTGGAGGGCTTCCTTCTCCAGGATGATATTGTCGATCCTTTCTTACCTCCGGGAAGTGAGGTAGAACTTACCCTGACGGATGGCCTTGGAATACTTCGTGATGTGGAGATCACCGATCTGGAGGGAAACCGACTTAACGGAGTCTATTCCCTGATCGAGCTAATATCGTTTTGCCTCGCTAAAACGGGGCTTAAGCTAGCCATATGCGTTGCGGATAATCTTTTTGAAAGCAGGAACCAGAACCGGGTAGATAACATCAATAACAGCCCTTACGATCAGATTTTCATGGACAGCTACAGTCTGATGAAGGACAGTAATTCCTATTTGGACTGCTATACTATTCTGGAGCTGCTCTTGCCCAGGTACACCCGACTATGTCAACGCAACGGGGAATGGTGGATTCAACGACTCTTTGAACACAGGCTACCCGGTTGGAAATATACCCGCTTTGATTGGGATGGCACTAAAATCAATAGTGCCCCGGTACCATCTATGAAAAAGCTGATGGGCCACCAGAGCGCAAACCCGGTCACTTATTTCGTTGAAAACTCAACGGTGGTCACCAGGAGAAGAAACCGAAAAAGTGTTATCGTTCGCAATCCTTATCAATACCCGGATGAATTGCTCGATAACTACCACTTCACACGAGGCGATGAAAGGACAGATATTGTAAGCACCTTCCCTGATGGCCGGGTCTTTGAAATAGAAGGGTGGGTTCTTAAAAAGGGAATTGGAGCAACGGCTACCGCCCCTACTGTGGATGCCTTTATTGAGCGCCGTTACGTCAATGGCTACGAGGAAGGTAGAACTTTAGTGATTTTGGAACCAACATCTGGAGGAGCTTTTGAATATATCGAGAATGTTCGTCCTGTATTTGCCTGTCAGCGTAGCCTCATTAACTACAGCATAGATTTTAAGCTCAGCAATAACCTGTCTGGAGCTGTTGGGCAACCGGCCAGTCATGGTATTGCCATTCGACTGGAGGGCTTGGATGGGTCGCACTGGACGGTGGATGAGGATGGCAAATGGGCGCTTAGCGATGCAGGCTGGACAATCAATTTTAAACAGGTTCAACTGAGCTGGTATGTTGCTGATCAGGATGAGAGGGAATTTCAGAGCATAGGAGTTAATACAGACCCTTTGCCCGTGAGCGGGAAAGTATTTGTGATGCTCTTTGCTTTTTCCTCGGTCGCCGGTAGTCACATACGATATGCTAATCAGATACTGGAGGTTAAGCCAGCAATTAACGGAAGCAATACCCTATTCTCGGCTGAAAAGCACACTATAAGCCAGGACTTAAACTTTAGTGCGAAGGAAGAGTATGATCTATTCTCCTTTGATGCGCCCTGTCGCAGTCTGCGCGGATGTTTGTTGGTCAACGCTGAATTTGGTGTCCCGTTGCCTGAGTATTTCCCGACATCTCTTTGGGTGGACATGGTGACTTTCAATGTCGTTTTCCCAGTAGGGTCTTATCCGGCAAATAAAAAGTATTCGGAAATGGTGGCCTGGACGATGTGGCACATGAATAAAGATGAAAAATCGAAGCTCGCTTTTACCATTCAGGGGCTTGACGCCGACGACGGAAACCACCACGATCTCACTCATATTTTTAAAAACGTCTCTGCGGATCAATTTACAGTTGGAAGGTGGTATTTAGTTACGGCCATGAGCCAAAACTGGAAAACCGGGAAATGGACAGGGACCATGTGGGAATTACACCAGGATAATCCATATACAGATTTTGAGGGCGACTATAAACATGAGTACGAACAACAAAATTTATAAGAGTGGCACTGGCAGTAGTACAAGGAAAGAATGCAATAATGAGGCTCAAATATGGCGGCGAATTTAAACTTGTTGCCTGTGTGGACCGTGTGAAGCTCTTTGTAGAAACGCCCCTTGATCCGACCAGCACCCCATCAAGTGGCCTTTACCAAACCAAGTGGCCAAGTGGAGTAAGTGACTGGTCAGTGGAAATGTCAGGAGTTACTATTCTCCAGGATGAGGTTGACGACCGATTGACCAGCCTCGACCTGATCCGGGAGCAGGTGAGACAGTTTGGGTTGGATATGAAATTGGTATTGGTGGATGATAATGCTGTTACTGCATTCATTTACGGTCACGTTTTTCCATCGCCAACGGAGATGGATTTTGAGGTGGGAAACATCGGGAAATTTCTTACCACCCTGCAAGGAAGCGGAACACTCACAATCAATGATCAAAATATTGACATAAACAGTACTGAAGTGAACCCATTTGATTACCAGGCAACCGGTCTCGAAGGTGGAGTAATTACACATGCCACTCTGACCAACGTAAACATTATTTGGTGCGACCGTTCTGACTTTTTCTGGAGGGTCTTCCCGGATACTGACTTTGATCCCGATCCTGACAACAGGACGGCAATACATGATCGAGCTGCTGGGTCAGTTGATTTTGGACAACCCCTGGGAGCTGGGGAACGAATTGCATTCTTATACAAACCATTATAGCATGAAACGTCTATTAAGTCTGATTATAGCCTCTTTTTTATGCCTGGCTGCAATGGCCCAGGAGGATACTATTAAGCCGGTACACAACCCAATTCCAGCCTACAGCTTTGAAAAATACTTATCTGTAGGAAACACGGACAAAAAAGGCAATGCAACCAGTGCATGGTTTGAGGTTGGAGATACATCAACGACTAAAGCGATGATTCTCCCACGAGTGCAGGATACTTCTGTCATCCTTTACCCGAAACCCGGAATGATTGTTTACTCGAAAGTAGACAGCTCTGTTTATTACCGGGTACGGACAAGATGGATGAATGTTAATACAGGAGGTGCTGGAGCATCATACATCAATGGGTATGGGCTGGTTTTAACTGGTAATGTATTTGCGCTTAATATCGCCTTAAGGGATAGCATTCTAGCAGCCGCACGTGATAGGGGAACGCACACTGGCATACAACCGCAATCCACAATTGTTGGATTGGTGGATACTTTTCAACTATATGCCAAGAAAACATTTACTGACAGCAACTACACGAATAAAAATCGGTATGTGGCAAGTCAATTCCGTGGGAAAGCATTAGGAGACAGGTACAATAAGACCGGGTTTATATCTGGCGACCTTTCCAGTTTCACAGCGAGTGGTATCACCGCCGCTGTATCAAATGGGAAAATCGTATTGTCGAGTTCGACAGGTTCAGCGTCATCAGGCATTTACTTAACTAATACATACTCTGCGGCTGATCGATGGCAGATGAAAGTAGGATTTAAGCCGGGGGTGAAAAACGGGTCCTCCGGGTACCTGGCTGCTGGTTGCTTTAGTCAAAACACAACCTTCCCGATTAACCTCGCAGGACTTATTGGGCAAAATACCTCCCTTGATGGAACGATACGAATACTAGACGGTGCCAGTTTGGAGAATACCAGGGTAACCGGATCGAGCCTTGTGTTCAGTGTCGGCGATAGCATAGAGCTTACCCTTATCAGGAACGGATATATTCTTTCTGTCAGGGCCTTGAATGTTACTACCAACACTTCGGAAGTGTACAGTCAATATTTATATGGCAGTAATGAGAGCATGGCAAACAGCTTCCGCCCTGGTATTATGGCCACTGGAGGGATTGACAGTATTTACCACTTTTCTTTCAGCGTCCTAGAGCCATACATGAACAGGATCGCCATTGTCGGTGATAGCAAGACCACGTTTTACGGAATGAATAATGCTGAAAGCCTTGCCTCTTTATTTTCTGCTGGGCTGGATGACGTGGCAATGTTTGGTAAGGGAGGTGAAAAAACAGCTGAGTTGGTGAATGTGGTCAATTCCGAGATCGTGGCCGCGGCACCTGAACAGGTTTTAATTTGTATTGGGTCAAATGATTCTCGTTACTCCGTTGCCAGAGCCACCACCTATGCGAACATTGATAAAATCACTGACACACTGGACAAGTACGGGATTAAATACCAATTCTTTCTAATGAAGGAAAACCCCGCTGCCCTCTACGATGCAGACCAGTTTTATTTGGATAGCTTTTTTAAAGTTACCTACCCAAACAACTACATCAGTGAAACTTATTCGGTCACAGAAAATAGTCCGAATTGCTATAACGCGGACGGGATACATCTGAACGCATACGGCAATTTGCTGGTTTATAATTCAATAATGACCAGCGGGAAAATTCACTACCCAGTCACATTTAAAGATGATCCTGTAAAGACATTTCGATTGAACAAAAGTCTGGCTGGATTTACAGAGACGATGGTTATCAGAAACACAAATTCGACAGGCTATTCAGGCATAACCTTCGAAACGAGCGGAGGATTAAGTCAGGCTGGTATCGGTATAGCCAACGCATCCTCGCCACTCAATCCATACCTGACATACTTCAATACCAACGGTGCCCCGCTTACTTTAATGTACAATGCGGTGCCGCAGTATTATATTGACAACGCAATAAATATCGGGTATGGTAATAATCATATCACTCCCACAAGAAAGCATGATTTCCTAGGGGCGGTCCGATTCCGCACGTTTACCAGCATCACAGATACAGGTTCTTACAAGCCTATAGTAATGGACGCAAATGGTAATATGGAGCGCAGCACATATTGGTACGGTTCAGGTGCGCCCGGAGGAGGCGGTGTTACTTCATTTAATGGCAGAACAGGCGCAGTTACTCCACAGGCTGGCGATTACAACACGGTTACGGAAACTCTTTCCAACAAATCAATGGATGGAGCAAATAACACCTTTACAAATATTCCTCAATCTGCGGTTACAAACCTTGTTGCAAATTTGGCAGCTAAACTTTCTGGGACTTTATCACCCGGATATATACTAAAAGGTAGTTCTGCCGCAGTTGCGACCAACTCGCAACTATATGATGACGGGAATGACGTGCGGATAGGCTCACTTACACCAGATACAAAAAGCGCATTTTCAGTTCACAGCACTACTAAAGGAACAAGACCATTTACTGAAATGACAACGGCGCAAAGGCTTGCAATGGCTCCAGGGTCAACCTCCAAAGTGTGGGTTTGGGACACTGACCTTCAAAAGTTGTTTCATTGGGACGGAACGCAGTGGCAAGGATACAGCAACGATAGCGAGTTTGGCAATGTTTTTATAGACACAAAATATCGCCCAGGAGCATCTGCGTCAGGTCAAGATATAACGATAAAAAGCGACACTATTACCGGGTCAAATGGAGTGACTGTAACTTATGTCGGAACTGATACTTCTAATCGATATGATGTCAGTTTGTCAAACGTTGCTACTGGAAATGTGTTAGCTAATTTTAGTGGATCATCTGCCCCTCCGGTTCCGATCTCTGCGGCCTCGTTGACAAATCAATTGCAACAATCTGGCCCAGGACAATCCGGTACTATAACTGCACAGGATTGGAAGAATCTTTTTTACACTACTGCAAGAGGTAACCCTACTGGAACAGTCACTCACAATTACACGGACGGATTTAAAGAATATTGGACATTGACAGGCACTGGAGGGAGAACATTGGCATTTTCCGGTCTCGGTACATTTGGCGATGGTTATCAGTGTCTATTCTTTTTTGACAATACAAGCGGAGGCACAATTACGCTTACGTTGCCATCAAATTGTTTTGTCAAGAACAGTTCCGGGGTTTATGCTTCCGGGGCTTCGGTTACCATTCCGACAGGAAAATCAAATATGTCTCTTGACTTTAGTATCAACGGGGGAAGCCCTCAGTATTGGTTAACAACATCGTTCTAAAAATGAGAAAGTTAATTGCGTCAGCCCTTATTCTTACTTCTTCTCTTTGTCACGCACAAACAGGATCAACGACCGCGTTTACTAAAAAGAAAGTAGTATCCTGTGCTGCTCCATCCAACGTCACATTCAGCTCGGTATCGGGTACAGGAGCAACGGTCAATTGGACCGCAGCTTCTCCGGCTCCAGGTTATGGGTACAATGTTGACATATTTAAAACCAGTGATAATTCACTGGTCACTGGATTCGTTGGTGTTTCAGCAACTTCTCAAGCTGTGACCGGCCTAACTGCCGGGACTCAATATAGGGCCGATGTAGTAAGTCGATGCAGTGATGACGGAGAGAGCTTTTACTATTCAAGCGTGGCCAGTAATACGTTTACTACTACTAGCGATACAGTAACAGTTAAAATTGATTTCAGGGCAAGTGGTACGAGTTCTGGGTTGTCTGGAGGTACTTGGAACACTTTTGCAGGTCAGCCAAGAGCGGCAGTAGTTACTCTTACAAACCTAAAGGACACCAATAATGTATCAACTAACTGGAATTTAACAACTATTGATACTGCAAACTGGAGAGACTTTAGCGGATGTTG carries:
- a CDS encoding fibronectin type III domain-containing protein; the encoded protein is MRKLIASALILTSSLCHAQTGSTTAFTKKKVVSCAAPSNVTFSSVSGTGATVNWTAASPAPGYGYNVDIFKTSDNSLVTGFVGVSATSQAVTGLTAGTQYRADVVSRCSDDGESFYYSSVASNTFTTTSDTVTVKIDFRASGTSSGLSGGTWNTFAGQPRAAVVTLTNLKDTNNVSTNWNLTTIDTANWRDFSGCCGSANNNVDGTINGSVIVGASTASYESIMFTHGTTQPARYDAAKPQFRLYNLPSGTYEITLTGSQGQFGFDARNMEYRVVGATSPAALQLDGGAPGVTNTTLPASHKVVFTVEPNATTNDIFIWMNSASSGANGSSEIALICMAKIRKW